The Daphnia pulex isolate KAP4 chromosome 7, ASM2113471v1 genome includes the window AGTCctcacatctttttttgtcgtcCCACGATTGTACAGGTATTTCATACTATCGGGGAAGCGGTTCGTTTCTATAACGACTGAGAATAGGCTCCATTGATCTATTGATCACGGCGCCttcattcaatcattcatCTTGCTTACGTCAATACTCAATTGTGGATTAGGGGCCATAAAAAAGACGAGGGCATCCGGAGATCGACATCCATCGACCACCCGGACTGAAATCCAAACTATTCTGCGTGCTTCACCAACAAACAGTGTATCTTCTAttgtctttttcaaaatcttttcagTCAAGTGTCCACACTCGTGCGACGGCACACATATACACATTGCCTCcaggccaaaaaaataaacttctgTCATTTGAGTTTGGCAAATAGTTTTAAAACGACGGGATGCCAAAGAAAAGTGAGActataaatttattgtcgCTTATTATACGATTGCATGAAACATATGTACATGTCAAGTAATTCTTTTCAGATTCGATGGCGGGTGGATCCGCCGTTTATCCGGATGAAATGGATAAAGGCGCAACGTCGAATCACATCAGCATCGGCCGGATGCTCATTATGTGGCGACGCTCCGTCTACAAAGTCGTCTATAAGGAACTAATCGCCTTTCTTTTCACGTTCGGCACAATTAGTGCCATCTACCGTTATGCCCTCGacgaaaatcagaaaaagtaAGTCACTTTAACATATTTGATTggcaactttattttttttaaatcaagttaTGACCGAATCGAACAAAATTCAACTTCGATTGCTAATGTATTTTCATACATCAATCACAGGTATTTCGAGGAATCGAAAGCCTTTTTCCAGTCTTACATCGATCATTTGTCGGTGCCGTTTCTTCTCGGGTTTTACGTAACTACCGTGGCTGGTCGGTGGTGGGCGCAATACCTTACAATCCCATGGCCGGACAAGTACAGTATACACAaagattaaatttgatttcttccaGAAACTAAATATTGAAACGtgtttattgtatttttttttactggcaTGCTGAAGACTGATGCTAACTATTCAAATTTACATCCCTGGTGATGGAGAGGAAGTTCGAGTATTACGACAGGGACTCGTCCGTCGAGCGCTGCTAATGCTGATCCTTTTGTTGCGTTCCATCTCTTCCGCAGTACGTCGCCGCTATCCGACTTTTCAGAGCCTCGTCAAAGAAGGTGTGTGGATTGGCTTGCTGGTCCAcatcatttattattaatatttatcaATCAGGGATTATGACTCGAAAGGAGAAACAGTGCTACGAATCTGTAGTTCCAGTCGTCAACTTATTTTGGGTACCTGCAACTTGGTTCGTTTCAGCTCTTAACGAAGCTGTTAGCGCTGGCACCTTAAAGAATGAATCCGGAGCTAAACTCATCATGGAGGTTTGATATAAAGGAATTTCTAGACTGCATATTGGAGAATTTTACAAGAAATTGTCCTGCagaacgtaaaaaaaatgatttgaaacaaTCCAGGAATTTCTAGAATTTCGCGCTAATTGTGGCGCCCTTTGGAGTTACAACTGGGTCAGCATTCCTATGATCTACACCCaagtaaattgaaaaacagattattttaaaaattgttttcgacTCATTTCCTAAGCTGAATTCAAATGTTATAAGGTTTGCACATTGTCGACTTATTCTTATTTCATCGCCTGTCTGATGGCCCGCCAGTACACGGGCCCTAGTCTTCAATCGTTGGAAGACATTGACATTGTCCTGCCTGTCGGTACAATCATGGAATTAATTTGCTACGTTGGTCTCCTTAAAGTTGCCGAACAGATCAAGAACCCTTTTGGAGATGCTGACGAGGATTTTGATCTCAACTTTCTCATCACTCGACATCTCAGAGTTCGTTatctccattttttaaattgaaacagTTTTCGTccttctaattaaaatttatcgCAACAGACGGTTCATCTTGGACTTGGTGACGTTGGCGATATTCGTTTGCCTTTGATAGAGCCTACCGATTCAAGCACAGTCCATTCAACGGACGATTCACTCCTGCTAATGCCAGGCCAACTGATGCATGATCATCCACAATCTACTTCGACCACTTTTAATAATCGCTGAAAACGGAGATTTCATACAAACACACCatcacaacaaaattaaaaacatgacCTTATACGGATAAAATTAAACTACCTTATATCGATTGTTTGTCAAGTTAAAAAACCACATGGCAATATAATAAAGCAGCGCTTGTATGAGAAACCTGACAACTTATTGTCAGCTATGCAcctccttttaaaaataacatgttACGATTCAGTTCAACACAATGTATCATATTATTTAAACCGCTATTAGATTTGATTACTCCCAGGACATCTAACAACATGTCGCACGCGTCTAGCTGTTTGATTCAACTGTTGTATTTATGAAGTTGGATGTGTAGTGCGCAGCAAGCTGACCATATGATCGATGATACGAATATGATCCATAATTTATTCTACAAGTTCAGTGTcgtgtttatttgtttggtgaaAGTCAACTCTTTCTAGAGTACGTAAGATTCTATATCGACAGGAAATATTTCttatcttgtttttattttctgggatTATATGTTTTGAgctattcaaaaataaaagcgtaATAAAATTCGATGGTTGCACCACCGACCCAGGCGGGATCAAGGCAATGTCGGGTCATCTAATAGGTTTGTATCCAACACGCGAGCATAGGAAACTATTGATACACGGCACATATTTTATGCGGCAATATCATGAGCAACAGTATCACTGTTGCCAAGCGTGTTCATCAGTTTCACGTACAGCGATAGACATGCGAATAAGGTAGAAATGATCTCCGCATCGATCTGGATATCGATTACCCTTTACATTTAATAATACAATTGCACATTGAATTATGGAAGAGAGCCTGTCATAAAACAAGTGATTGTATATACGATCTGTTCGAAGTTGGACAACAACCAAAACTTCTTTCTATACGAAGCAAACAGTGCGTCAACTGTACATACTCTGCTTTCTATTACACAACCTGTTCAGTCGTGTATATCCGACGAACGTTACCACCCAACAATTTTCTTCCTGCTACCCACGAAGGATACACATTCTGCAAGACCGTCCAAGTCCCACCAAAATATTTCCTTTGAAACATAGTAGGATGCGTATGAAAAGTGAGATTATAGTCCTGTTGCTTGTACTAATAATTATTCCGTTCACGCGCTGCGATTGAGAGTCTACATCGTCATTGTTAACTCGTTGCAGGTTCGATGGCGGCTGGACCCCAAATTTATCCGGACGAAATGGATAAAGGCGCAACGTCGAATCATATCAGTATCGGCTGGATGCTCTTTAGATGGCGACGCTCCGTCTACAAAGTCGTCTATAAAGAACTTATCACCTTTCTTCTCTTATTCGGCATTATTAGCGCTATCTACCGTTATGTTCTCaatgaaaatcagaaaaggttaaaggaattttttttttgtaaccgaAATTCGTGTTCTAGTGTTCTAGTTCAAAGTTCATAATTTCTGTACGCATATTTACGCATATTTATTCGCAGGTATTTCGTGGATTCGAAAGCCTTTTTCCAGTCTTACATCGACCATCTGTCGGTGCCATTTCTTCTTGGTTTTTACGTAACTACCGTGGCTGGTCGGTGGTGGGCGCAATACCTTACGATTCCATGGCCAGACAAGTAGATAAGATGAGagatttctttccattttataagtaaagaaaaatcagttaTCATTCAATTTGTTCTCTGGCATGCGGAAGACTGATGCTTACCATTCAAATTTACATCCCTGGTGATGGAGAGGAAGTTCGAGTATTACGACAGGGACTTGTCCGCCGGGCGCTTTTAATGCTTAGCCTCTTGTTGCGTTCCATCTCGCCGGTCGTACGTCGCCGCTATCCGACTCTGCAGAGCCTCGTCAAAGAAGGTCTGTGAATTTATTTATCCACCGgaaattaaagattttttttttgttccctaaaaattgaaactaaaagagaaattgttagaaatgaaaaaatgaaatacccGGTACTACTCTACCATTCTTATTTTCCATTGGTAAAAGGCGTCATGActcaaaaggagaaagagaaatacgAGGTTATAATTCCAGTCGTCAACTTATTTTGGGTACCTGCAACTTGGTTCGTTTCGGCGCTCAATGAAGCTGTCAGCGCTGGCATCTTAAAGAATGAATCCGGGGCTAAACTCATCATGGaggtttgatatttttacacAAATTAACCTTGACTAATCGGAGAATTTTAAACTGATAAGATGATGATACtatgataaaaattttaatttgaaaaaatgtaggAATTTCTAGAATTTCGCGCTAATTGTGGCGCCCTTTGGAGCTACAACTGGGTCAGCATTCCTATGATCTACACCCaagtaaattgaaaaacagattattttaaaaatggttttcaaCTCATTTCCTAAGCTGAATTCAAATGTTATAAGGTTTGCACGTTGTCGACTTATTCTTATTTCATCGCCTGTCTGATGGCCCGCCAGTACACGGGCCCTAGTCTGCAATCGTTGGAAGACATTGACATTGTCCTGCCTCTCGGTACAATGATGGAACTTATTTGTTACGTTGGTCTCTTAAAAGTGGCCGAACAGATCAAAAACCCTTTTGGAGACGCTGATGAGGATTTTGATCTCAACTTTCTCATCACTCGTCATCTCAGAGTTCGTTATCCCATATATTGTCcttttttataaatcaaaacagtttttacatttttaattgaaatgttttctaaCAGACGGTCCATTTAGGACTCAATTACGTTGCAGATATCTGTCCGCCTTTGATAGAGGCCAAGAGTTCAGAAACTGGCAAAACCCATTCAACAGACGATTCGCTACTTTTATTGCCAGGTCAACTGCAAGATGACCCCCAATCTGCTGAGACCCTTATCCATCACTGATGAGCACTATTTACAAACAATAACAGAACCATTAATTATTATCAacaccaaaatttaaaaatttaacactTGTGGAAGTCCAATACATATTTAATCACTATGAAATTGTTTTACTAGGCCAACGCGAATTTCACGAATTTATACTTATGACTTTCAAGTGAGGGttacaaaaataaaccatAATAATCACAGCTATATGACGATCAGGCATTTAAAAACTTGCTGTTGTACCAAGCGATCTCGTAGCCTCGAGGACCGGACACGCCCAACAGTTTAAAATTTCCCGCGAACCAAGGATTCAACTTGGAATCGAAGCGGATCATTCCCCGCTCTTCGATGGAGCGTATGATGCGCACGCGATCCCTCATCCTAGTCAGGGAATCCTCGGTGGACAGGTGGATCTCGACGGCCAGCTGCCGGACCTTGTCCAACATTCCCGATTCGATGATCTGAGGAATAACGGCCCACTCGTCGAACTCGATGTCCATCTTGAGATAGTCGATCACATGTTCGCCGTGTCGCTTCTTCAGCATCCGGTAGATGGAGGCGAGCGAGCGGAAGTGCCATCCTTTCTTGCTGGTCGAATCGCGACTGTTGAGTCCGAGCTTGAAGAAATGGACGGCCGGGCTACGGTCGTGATCGTCGGCTTTCATCGAAGGATCGAAAGCGTAGACTTGACAGCCGTAGCGTTCCATCTGGTCGTCGAAGGACCACTCGTTGTTGATGCCGAAGGAGTAGACGAGACAGTCGCCAGCCGGCGGTGCCACTTGAGCTGGAATGAGACAAACGGCTTTCTGTCCGTCCAGTCCGGCCGGCTTGCGCTTGACATGGCCGCCGAAATCGTGGGCCAGACGGCAAGACGTGCGATTGGCAAACAGGAAGTAGCTCATCATCTGCTCCGCCGTCATTTCGTCCACATTGACGGTCCGCCAATAATCGACGACGTCGGGGGATTTCGGACACGGGCGGCCGACAACCGTGTCGACAGCGGCTCGTATTCCCACGTattgtaaacaaaagaaaatcgacgCTACGATGAGTAAGATGAGGAAAACCAGGGCACTACGTCTGCTCGTAAAGGGTTCCAGCGACATTCGGCTGGCTGTAGTTGAACACCAAATAACAATTCTGACACTGTAGAAGAAACGCCTCTTATTATTACAGCACAAGCGGGATCCTGCCAACACGCTCTGCATGAGACTAAATTCTAGACTGAAATGGGAGGCTGCTGTTTTTGGGTGACCCTTTTATAGTTGCCGGCGTTATCGTTTTCCCAAAAGCTGGCTGCTATGAAGTGAAAGAATTCTATTTGCGTACTACACTGTTGTGGCTCCGGCTATACATCTTGCGGTTTTTAGAATACACAAGAGCAACGCCCACTTCCCACTGATGCATCCGACTGATAGCGAACACGTACTGAATGTAACAGAGCGCTGAGGCCAGTCTAAACCTCAGGTCCATAGTGCACAGATGGTTTGATGCTTTTGTTTGTTATAATAAACAGAAGAGTAGCAACTTTTTGCCATATTTCAAGTTCCTTTCATGCCTGAAATTGAAGCAAAAAGGAACGAAAGAAACTCTTGGATTTTTAAGTGCGTGATATTATAGGATAAGGACAAAAGATATAGAGGATGAAATAAACGAAGAAGTAAgtaaggaaaaacaaatcgagCAAATGCAATCAACTCCTTTTTCAATCCCGACGGCAGTCAAAACAAATcttacacacaaaaaagaataaaaagggaaattagAAACTTTTATATACATCAGCGCGTGTGTGTGGTGTCTGGGGTATACAGTACAAATTTCTCATTAGCAGCAGAAATGTAATTTATGTGTGTggtatttctgttttctctcctctttttttgagtttcttaGTTTGGTTATAATGTATGTGTAACGTatgttttcaaatgtaatGAGACCCATCTTAGCGGTCCGTATAAATTCAAACTTAGTCACGTTTACCATCTGCTGTTTCGCGttcaaatatcttttaaaagtAAGGTCTTTAAAATTGCGTACCATCGCTCTGGGCTTGGCGCTGGGTGGAGTGGGTGCCTTTCAGAATATCGACAACCAATTGAGTCCAGCCTGAGGGAGGGCGGAATAGTCATAGCGTTATGTGATTTTCAgagtaattgaataattttcttgtCATCTTGCCTATCTCGGCCGATTCATTGGAATAACAGTTCTTCAGACTATCACGTGTCAAAATTTAACAATTCGAGCGCCAAATTTTAATTAGGGACCATTAGTGCTTCATACGCCTtcttagctcagtggtagagcgttGGTCTCGTAAAACAGTTTAAAGAATAACTATAATGTAGTAAACCAAAGGCCGAGAGTTCAATCCTCTCAGGAGGCAaattttgcaattcaaatcACAACTCACTACTGCTATAAAAATATAGAGATAGAGAGACTTATAAAAATTGAGATTGGtcataaaaatgtcaaaacattcaaaatggTTTGACACagaacaaattcaataaaagttCGTACGTAAAATTgcgtaaaaatttttattagttgTAGTTTACAAATATGTACACATAATGAGAAAGAGtgatattaatttaaaaattaaaattaaataagcttttctatgaaaataaaatatacaatAAATCATTATATTGTAAAACGGATGATAAAAGTGGCGATCGGCGGCTTTAAGCTCGGTGTAGTCAAAGATTCTCTTCAGAAACTTTTCTgcctgaaatttaaaaaaaattacattagaaccaaatactttaaatagtgcgAAATGTTATAaccaaacgaaataaaacatgttatttatttagtcTTATTACCTTGCTTCCGCCGATAAATTTAGTTTAGGTAACACTTGTGTCCCTTCATAGGTACGTGGCAATTTCGGCATTCGTGCACTTTTCTAGCTCTTTTGGGTGTCgaattctcttctctttcattGGTAGTTGACGTGAGCTTTCTCTTTCCGCTTCGTTTAGGTGTAGTTCGCATCGATGGCGTATTATTTCCATTCGGAGCGACCCAGTCGGGATCTATAATCAATTTTGCTTCGTTAGAATTGGCAAACAATATCGATTCAGATATTTCAACTTACCAGAAGATTCATCACCTTCGACTCTTTGGGCTAACCGAGAAAGATTTTCTCGGTTGGATGCCGTCCGCGAGCCAACGAGTGGTTCCTCAGGAACGTCATCTACAGGAGTAGCACTAGCACCGGAATTTTTGTAAGGACAGGTGTGCCCGCTCTTGATTTGATGGCACAGTTTGCATCTGTACCGAGCCCGCGACCTGTCGCTACTTGGCGAGACGGTGAAGCTACTGGCTGAAGCATTATTAATTTCAATCTCtaaaagatataaaaatatgCTACCTTTATTATATcataatgaaacgaaaaaatgcaAATGCTTAAAGGGAAACTAACCACTCGATTCCGCATCatcaataataacaatttccGGGATTGTTGGGTTTGGTACGATAAGGTTCGGAGGACGAGGTTGGATttctacaagaaaaaaaaaataacagttttGGCAATATGCAAAATTGTCTTGTTCAATGttttcttataaaaagaattactAACCACTAAGTTCCGTGGGATTTTCTGCGGCCCTGTTTTCTATTACTGGGGTTGGTTCCGTGGCCGTCTGATTAGCTACATTACACACAAAACGAATTCATTAATCGAGAATAtttaatacattttaattaaaaggcCAGATTATAATACCTTCAGCGTCTTCAACGTATAGAAGCATATCATCTTCCTGTTGTTTGTCAGAAGAACCGATGAAAAATCCCATCTGAAAAATGGATGGCaattaatttccaaaaatCACAACAGAACGtttataaaattacaaaacaaaataattgaaattcattaaacatACCTTTTCTTTGGAACCTGTGATCTGTGATTTTATTCGGAACTGACAGAGTGAAGCTACTTCCTGCAGAACTCGATGGCGACTAAATTTACCAGAGCCAAGCATCGGCTATTTGTACCGTTCGTCTTTTTGAACTCGTTTTGACCGTTCCTCATGCTGGGTCATCTCAAGAACGTGTTAAGAGGAAATGACGCGAGCGTAACTAGGGAAACACAAGTTCATGTTTTGATCTTACACACGTGTCTGTGCTGTCCAGTTATCAATGGTCAACTATAGCTACAGGACGTCACCCGTGTGTGTCGGGGATGAGCACGAGTAATACCGGAAGATGAGCAAGCGCCAGCATTTCCTTGTTTTCTAATAACCACCAATCAAAGCTGATTCCGCTCGTCTTGCATGTTCACAAAATAAATCTGCAGATAATAAAAGTACGAAGAATCTTTCGTTTACATGAAATGTGTATTGGTAGATTGGGTAGATTTACGGCTTTTTTGTGCGATGGTCAACAATGAGAAGAGAAGAGTGGGAAACTAGATGTGCATAATGGTTGATTATAACCCCGAATaacaatatcaaatttttGGCGTTATTGGCATCTTGATCCAGTGCAGTTGTCGTCTGCATGACACAATTGAAAATGGCTGGTAACGCTGGGCTATGGAGGAATGCGGCAGGATGCATTGAAGGAAGCGAGCCAATGGAAAAGATCATCGACTGTATATTCGGATTGTGACTGAAACCTTGCTGTTCTTGCCAAAGCTGGAAGACGTATGGGAACGGTGCTTCCAGCATCCAGATGAGACCGCCGATACATCCGATAAATCCAAaccttaaaaatgttttcacttGCCATACAAGTTAACAGCTACGTCTGCAATCAAAGTTGAAATTCTGGTGATTCCAAATAACACCTCATTTCTTAACATTGACACATTAAATGAAGCAAGAGCCGGTTCTTCACGGGAAGTCGCAAGATGCActagaaaaaaagcaatggcAAATAGTCACAACCACTAATCAACTAGTATCCGGTGATAAGTGATAACACATATCTGACATATCTACGGCGAAACAAGTAGGGCTAATCGTCGAACGACGTGCCACCACAATATGAAAAGCAATACAAACTAACAAAGCGAACTTTCAACGGTGCGCGCcaattttttgaatctttCTTCAAGTTGAATAAAGTCTAGTCATACTAATCGGTCTCCACCTCCATCAAAACCAGACAGACTCGATCACCTTGAAAAACTAATTAACGAAAATAGCTCGAGGTGATTTATGGATTCGATGAGAGGAGATAAAAGCTCAACGTAACGTACTGTTAGGTAGGCAGATCACATTTTGTCATCCCCGGCACAACTAGTCTCTCCCAACTGTTATTCAAAATGAAGGTAtaaaattaatgtttaaaattattcttttttaaatatactagcttttaattttttgattaatgTCTTAGTCTGCAATTGTGAGCCTGTCATTGTTGTGCTTGTTGGTCGGCGTTTCGGAGGCGTGGTTCCTCAATCTCAAGTCCGGCAAATCTGACACTGCGACCACAGTGACGTCAGCACCGAATTCACGTAAAGTGATTCTGGTAGCCAAGAAGGTCTACGTTCCGATGTACGCGTCTGACGACACGGCCTCAGCAGTTGCCGACCGACTTCTGCCCATCTCTCCCGCACTGGCATCTTCTGATGGAACTGTGATGACGGAAGGACGCCAACTGCCAATGGCCGTCGACTATTCCTCGATGTATCTTCAACCTCCTCCAGTTGCATCATACGCCATGTACGCCCCCGCTTCAGCTAACGTGGCTGCCGCTTACGCAGCTCCTGTTCAGGtccctgctgttgttgctggccagGGCGTTGCACCCCAACAATATGCAGTTTATTCCGCTGGATACGGAGCTGCTGGCCCGCAGTTCGTCCAATACGCTGGTGCTCCGCAGATGTCTGATGGGGTAAAATTTGACACAATCCAATTTCAAGTTGGCAtaacattttcatatttttcgttttcgtatAGACTTGGGTGATGCAATACGCCGGAGCTGGagatgctgttgctgctggtgcgcCTTACCCGCCAACAGGAAACGACAAAGAGACAGTTGCCGATGGATCTGCAGTTCCGGTTCCAACTGAAGCGTATGAAAATGCTTGACTGAAGTGATCACAGATTTTATCTTATTAACTTAACCTTGTTTTATTAATCATAACTGACATGCCAACATAATTGATTGACTGTAAATAATAACCGGATAATAATACAAACTCTTTTTACCAAACTTGCGCAGTATTCGTATTTTTTGGTGTAGCAAATGTGTCGCATTGAAATCCTTCTCAATAATTTTAGACCGATAAAAAACGAAACCATAACAGAAATCaaactaaaattgaaaatagcCTTTGGAATACCTTGCTAAATGTCCGCTGAGGTTGCTGGCAATATTATGCACCAACAGGTAACAGAAAAAGCAACAGATGGCGAAGCAAACGCTTGTCGCTGGCCTCGCAGCAAGcgattcatttgtttcttacggtttttgactttttgagtTCACATACACAAAGCAAAAGTCAAAACAAACTGTCGCACAAATTCATGTGAGAtaattcatgttttttttatcttgataaGTCGACGGCTTAAATCAACTTATTATCGTTCTGTTCCGAGCTGTTGTTTATTCATACGCTGCGCTCTCTAGGTATGAGAAATATGCACgtttaattataaatttgtACAGTCGCGTTCGAACATCTAAGAATTACATCGATGGCAGCAAAACATTTGATGTGCAGAATACCTTCTTGCCTCTCCAGTGCAATATCCACCCCTCTTAAATCACTTAAACCATTTTACCACACTCAAcaatttgtatcaattatTAGACCGGTTTCTACTGCATGCTCTGTCGGGATTCAAGAAAGTACTAACCGTTTGGTTGTTAATTGGAAAGACAAGTTGACTGATGAATATCCCCTAGTTTGGCTGCGAGATAATTGCCAGTGCCCAGCATGTTTCGATCAGTCATCTCAATCCAGAACAATCAACTTTTCACATTTTCAGGTTAATCAAAAGTTTAAGCATGTGGTGAGTTTGAAatcatgtttttaatttaaggtGATGAATGTTTGATTCTTATCTTATGACATCAGGCTACAACCAAGGATGCAGTAGAGGTTCAATGGGAAGATGGTCATAAAAGTGCATACAACTTGGAATGGCTAAAGCAAAGGAGTTTTAACCAAAAAGAACAGCAAGGTTGGCTAGATGCCAATAAAGCACCTTACAGTACATGGGGGGCAAGTTTTTTCAAGAACATCCCCGTGTTGGACTTCAATGCTGTTAttcagg containing:
- the LOC124197564 gene encoding bestrophin-2-like; the encoded protein is MDKGATSNHISIGRMLIMWRRSVYKVVYKELIAFLFTFGTISAIYRYALDENQKKYFEESKAFFQSYIDHLSVPFLLGFYVTTVAGRWWAQYLTIPWPDKLMLTIQIYIPGDGEEVRVLRQGLVRRALLMLILLLRSISSAVRRRYPTFQSLVKEGIMTRKEKQCYESVVPVVNLFWVPATWFVSALNEAVSAGTLKNESGAKLIMEEFLEFRANCGALWSYNWVSIPMIYTQVCTLSTYSYFIACLMARQYTGPSLQSLEDIDIVLPVGTIMELICYVGLLKVAEQIKNPFGDADEDFDLNFLITRHLRTVHLGLGDVGDIRLPLIEPTDSSTVHSTDDSLLLMPGQLMHDHPQSTSTTFNNR
- the LOC124198412 gene encoding bestrophin-2-like codes for the protein MTQKEKEKYEVIIPVVNLFWVPATWFVSALNEAVSAGILKNESGAKLIMEEFLEFRANCGALWSYNWVSIPMIYTQVCTLSTYSYFIACLMARQYTGPSLQSLEDIDIVLPLGTMMELICYVGLLKVAEQIKNPFGDADEDFDLNFLITRHLRTVHLGLNYVADICPPLIEAKSSETGKTHSTDDSLLLLPGQLQDDPQSAETLIHH
- the LOC124197798 gene encoding uncharacterized protein LOC124197798 produces the protein MQSVLAGSRLCCNNKRRFFYSVRIVIWCSTTASRMSLEPFTSRRSALVFLILLIVASIFFCLQYVGIRAAVDTVVGRPCPKSPDVVDYWRTVNVDEMTAEQMMSYFLFANRTSCRLAHDFGGHVKRKPAGLDGQKAVCLIPAQVAPPAGDCLVYSFGINNEWSFDDQMERYGCQVYAFDPSMKADDHDRSPAVHFFKLGLNSRDSTSKKGWHFRSLASIYRMLKKRHGEHVIDYLKMDIEFDEWAVIPQIIESGMLDKVRQLAVEIHLSTEDSLTRMRDRVRIIRSIEERGMIRFDSKLNPWFAGNFKLLGVSGPRGYEIAWYNSKFLNA
- the LOC124197659 gene encoding uncharacterized protein LOC124197659: MKSAIVSLSLLCLLVGVSEAWFLNLKSGKSDTATTVTSAPNSRKVILVAKKVYVPMYASDDTASAVADRLLPISPALASSDGTVMTEGRQLPMAVDYSSMYLQPPPVASYAMYAPASANVAAAYAAPVQVPAVVAGQGVAPQQYAVYSAGYGAAGPQFVQYAGAPQMSDGTWVMQYAGAGDAVAAGAPYPPTGNDKETVADGSAVPVPTEAYENA